The following proteins are co-located in the Vicinamibacterales bacterium genome:
- a CDS encoding NYN domain-containing protein, giving the protein MSDERLKIAVFIDFDNIEIGVKNTLGLGFDIGAVLEAIKERGEIITKVAYGDWKRGDYGRAMSNHAVRLVQRVMTPGGDKNGADINLALDALEMAFTHDHINAFVIVGGDSDFITLVEKLKQYDKKVFVVGGRQFTSQVMQKNCTEFIAYENVARSAPRVAADRSRPAGVGQAMNIDGVVPLVRRALKVLADREVTPQLGLLKSTLLQLDSSFSERDYGVTSFRDFAEKLAEKGIVLLKHTGRSTLVELSETGAAMADAIVTAGEAAAAGAAPAPAADGAPAPAPAPSRGPRELDPATQAAIQDGVELVRALLADPPQPPRWPMYLRQIKQFIRASHPDFDDRKYGSIVDLMRACQKEGLVKLERDRQGGLRVFGAGGASSAAPSAAPSPAEAEGQPPAPPSLANVYRPKSVTLGWVIGDDDEKDGDDSGESQDAALDDIPVQIAPIVPDDLEPEDDQSKFFAPGSAKEPISAGPVARGVKRGPRRTMSAEDAAERPKRARKTTTGTRRAPARRKPKG; this is encoded by the coding sequence ATGTCCGACGAACGACTCAAGATTGCCGTCTTCATCGACTTCGACAACATCGAGATTGGCGTGAAGAACACGCTCGGTCTCGGCTTCGACATCGGCGCCGTGCTCGAGGCCATCAAGGAACGTGGCGAGATCATCACGAAGGTCGCCTACGGCGACTGGAAGCGCGGCGACTACGGCCGCGCGATGTCGAATCACGCCGTCCGGCTCGTGCAGCGCGTCATGACGCCCGGCGGCGACAAGAACGGCGCCGACATCAACCTGGCGCTCGACGCGCTGGAGATGGCGTTCACGCACGACCACATCAACGCCTTCGTGATCGTCGGCGGCGACTCCGACTTCATCACCCTCGTCGAGAAGCTCAAGCAGTACGACAAGAAGGTGTTCGTGGTGGGCGGCCGGCAGTTCACCAGCCAGGTGATGCAGAAGAACTGCACCGAGTTCATCGCCTACGAGAACGTCGCCCGGAGCGCGCCGCGCGTCGCCGCCGATCGCTCGCGGCCGGCGGGCGTGGGCCAGGCCATGAACATCGACGGCGTGGTGCCGCTGGTGCGCCGCGCGCTGAAGGTGCTCGCCGACCGCGAGGTGACGCCGCAGCTCGGCCTGCTCAAGAGCACGCTGCTGCAGCTCGACTCGTCGTTCTCCGAACGCGACTACGGCGTGACGAGCTTCCGCGACTTCGCGGAGAAGCTCGCCGAGAAGGGCATCGTGCTGCTCAAGCACACGGGCCGCAGCACGCTCGTGGAGCTCAGCGAGACCGGCGCGGCCATGGCCGACGCCATCGTCACCGCCGGCGAGGCGGCCGCGGCCGGCGCCGCGCCTGCGCCCGCTGCAGACGGCGCCCCGGCGCCCGCGCCCGCGCCGTCTCGCGGCCCGCGCGAGCTCGACCCGGCGACGCAGGCGGCCATCCAGGACGGCGTCGAGCTGGTGCGCGCGCTCCTCGCCGATCCGCCGCAGCCCCCGCGCTGGCCGATGTACCTCCGCCAGATCAAGCAGTTCATCCGCGCCAGCCACCCGGACTTCGACGACCGGAAGTACGGATCGATCGTGGACCTGATGCGGGCCTGCCAGAAGGAAGGGCTCGTGAAACTCGAGCGCGACCGCCAGGGCGGCCTGCGCGTGTTCGGCGCCGGCGGGGCGTCGAGCGCGGCCCCATCGGCCGCTCCGTCACCTGCCGAGGCCGAGGGGCAGCCGCCCGCGCCGCCTTCGCTGGCCAACGTGTACCGCCCGAAGAGCGTGACGCTCGGCTGGGTGATCGGCGACGACGACGAGAAGGACGGCGACGACAGCGGCGAGTCTCAGGACGCGGCGCTCGACGACATCCCGGTCCAGATCGCGCCCATCGTGCCCGACGACCTCGAGCCGGAGGACGACCAGTCGAAGTTCTTCGCGCCCGGCAGCGCCAAGGAGCCGATCAGCGCCGGCCCCGTGGCCCGTGGGGTGAAGCGCGGCCCGCGGCGCACGATGAGCGCCGAGGACGCCGCCGAGCGTCCCAAGCGCGCCCGCAAGACCACGACCGGCACGCGCCGGGCTCCGGCTCGCCGGAAGCCGAAGGGGTAG
- a CDS encoding DinB family protein → MSRADRLADLIDRVLDGDCWHGPSVVELVTGLSADAASARPIPGGHTAWELVLHMTGWADEVRARLGGAPAGTPPAGDWPPMAAPPTDAAWRGAVERLVESHRVLAAAIRGIDDQALDAPVVDHRDDAAGTGMSLYLTLHGLVHHSVYHAGQLAMLRRVLAVQP, encoded by the coding sequence ATGTCCCGAGCCGATCGGCTGGCCGACCTCATCGACCGCGTGCTCGACGGCGATTGCTGGCATGGGCCGAGCGTCGTGGAACTGGTCACCGGGCTGTCAGCGGACGCCGCGTCGGCGCGGCCGATCCCTGGAGGGCACACCGCGTGGGAACTCGTCCTCCACATGACCGGGTGGGCCGACGAGGTGCGGGCCCGGCTCGGAGGCGCGCCGGCGGGCACGCCGCCGGCGGGTGACTGGCCGCCGATGGCCGCGCCGCCCACCGACGCGGCCTGGCGCGGCGCCGTCGAGCGCCTTGTCGAGAGTCATCGAGTGCTGGCCGCGGCGATCCGCGGTATCGACGACCAGGCACTCGATGCCCCGGTCGTCGATCACCGCGACGACGCGGCGGGGACGGGCATGTCCCTCTATCTGACGCTTCACGGCCTGGTGCACCACTCGGTCTACCATGCCGGCCAGCTCGCCATGCTCCGCCGCGTGCTCGCGGTCCAGCCGTAA
- a CDS encoding MBOAT family O-acyltransferase, with amino-acid sequence MIFHSLDFAAFFAIVVTLYWRLPHRGQNLLLLGASYVFYGWVHPWFVAIMLVSTTVDYWAGQRMEDDPSRKGLYLGASLTANLGMLGVFKYFNFFVENVHDVLATVGLDVAMPLLQVALPAGISFYTFQALSYTVDVYKGEMHARRNAVDFALFVAFFPHLVAGPIMRARNLLAQVERPRVWDATAARHGAVLVVWGLFKKLVVADNVGIVANRVFAQQDPAFEVLWAGVFAFGMQIYADFSAYSDIARGVARWFGFELVLNFNHPYIAHSPSDFWRRWHISLSTWFRDYVYIPLGGNRGRALVAGCTLVTTFLVSGFWHGASWNYVIWGFYHGVLVWTTRTIGRALSLPEHWPGPLAPVQIALTWIAMMAGWLFFRETNAEFLGHFVRLTPYTTMEDEAAIGLHLFALAATWSLPLFVHDLWALARERGVLPVAWLESRLTGLRLAGVQAAGVGVLASLTLVLRSTTSLDFIYFAF; translated from the coding sequence ATGATCTTCCACAGCCTCGACTTCGCCGCGTTCTTCGCGATCGTGGTCACGCTGTACTGGCGCCTGCCGCACCGGGGACAGAACCTCCTGCTGCTGGGCGCGAGCTACGTCTTCTACGGCTGGGTCCACCCCTGGTTCGTGGCCATCATGCTCGTGTCGACCACGGTGGACTACTGGGCCGGCCAGCGGATGGAAGACGACCCCTCCCGCAAGGGCCTCTACCTGGGAGCGAGCCTCACGGCCAACCTGGGCATGCTCGGGGTCTTCAAGTACTTCAACTTCTTCGTCGAGAACGTCCACGACGTGCTCGCGACGGTGGGGCTCGACGTGGCCATGCCGCTGCTGCAGGTGGCGCTGCCGGCGGGCATCTCGTTCTACACGTTCCAGGCGCTCAGCTACACGGTGGACGTGTACAAGGGCGAGATGCACGCGCGCCGCAACGCCGTGGACTTCGCGCTGTTCGTCGCCTTCTTCCCGCACCTCGTGGCGGGTCCGATCATGCGCGCCCGGAATCTCCTGGCGCAGGTGGAGCGGCCGCGCGTGTGGGACGCCACGGCGGCCAGGCACGGCGCCGTGCTGGTCGTGTGGGGACTGTTCAAGAAGCTGGTGGTGGCCGACAACGTCGGCATCGTGGCCAACCGCGTGTTCGCGCAGCAGGATCCGGCCTTCGAGGTGCTGTGGGCGGGCGTCTTCGCGTTCGGCATGCAGATCTACGCGGACTTCTCGGCCTATTCGGACATCGCGCGCGGCGTGGCGCGATGGTTCGGGTTCGAGCTCGTCCTCAACTTCAACCACCCCTACATCGCCCACAGCCCGTCGGACTTCTGGCGCCGCTGGCACATCTCCCTCTCGACGTGGTTCCGCGACTACGTCTACATCCCGCTCGGGGGCAACCGCGGCCGTGCGCTCGTGGCCGGCTGCACGCTGGTGACGACGTTCCTCGTGTCGGGGTTCTGGCACGGTGCCAGCTGGAACTACGTCATCTGGGGCTTCTACCACGGCGTGCTCGTGTGGACCACGCGCACGATCGGCCGGGCGCTGTCGCTGCCCGAACACTGGCCGGGACCGCTGGCGCCGGTGCAGATCGCGCTGACCTGGATCGCGATGATGGCCGGATGGCTCTTCTTCCGCGAGACCAACGCCGAGTTCCTCGGCCACTTCGTGCGGCTCACGCCGTACACCACCATGGAGGACGAGGCCGCGATCGGCCTCCACCTCTTCGCCCTGGCGGCGACCTGGTCGCTGCCCCTCTTCGTCCACGATCTCTGGGCCCTCGCACGCGAGCGTGGGGTGCTGCCGGTGGCGTGGCTCGAATCCCGGCTCACCGGCCTCCGCCTCGCAGGCGTGCAGGCGGCCGGTGTCGGAGTGCTCGCGTCCCTGACGCTGGTGCTGCGCAGCACCACGTCGCTCGACTTCATCTACTTCGCCTTCTGA